Proteins encoded in a region of the Ptychodera flava strain L36383 chromosome 4, AS_Pfla_20210202, whole genome shotgun sequence genome:
- the LOC139131126 gene encoding COMM domain-containing protein 6-like: MVGQRSLENMAVLQTIPEGFTIAVETINGIPQDILAELCRDVLLFLQYRLGTVNVGDFHSKLENVESNFSKDAVQGAINALTFIFRSAAIAKVSADVLGRELKGTLAWNDTSLTVVKHLWAEQGQTLMSSETAQQMLNIGQLVDMEWKLGLALSSDSCRSLNSPYVAMTMTVADPSGHHITRTFEMTIPEFQNFHKQMKEMASILETV; encoded by the exons ATGGTAGGTCAGAGGTCACTTGAGAATATGGCGGTGTTGCAGACCATTCCTGAAG GTTTCACCATAGCTGTGGAAACAATCAATGGGATTCCACAAGACATCCTGGCAGAGCTTTGCAGAGATGTTCTTCTGTTTCTCCAGTACAGACTTGGCACAGTTAACGTTGGAGACTTCCATTCA aaattaGAAAATGTGGAATCAAATTTCAGCAAAGATGCTGTACAGGGAGCAATAAATGCTCTCACGTTCATATTCAG ATCAGCAGCAATAGCCAAGGTTTCAGCTGATGTCCTGGGCAGAGAATTGAAAGGTACCCTGGCATGGAACGATACCAGCCTTACAGTTGTCAAGCATTTATGGGCAGAACAG GGTCAGACACTGATGTCGTCAGAGACAGCTCAACAGATGCTGAACATTGGACAGCTGGTTGACATGGAATGGAAGTTAGGATTAGCCCTGAGTTCCGATAGCTGTCGAAGTCTCAATTCCCCGTatgttgccatgacaatgaCCGTAGCCGATCCTTCAGGACACCACATTACACGGACGTTTGAAATGACGATACCAGAGTTTCAG AATTTCcacaaacaaatgaaagaaatggCATCGATACTGGAGACGGTGTAG